The sequence CGGCGCCGGGCGCGGCCGGCGGGGTGGCGGCGCCGGGCGTCTCCGGCCGGGTGGTGGCCGGGCGGGACGTGACGGCGGTGCCCGGCGCCGTCGGCCGGGTGCCGCCGCCGGGCGCGGCGGCGGGGCGCGCGCACCCGGCGGACACCAGTACGGTCAAGGTCAGGCCCACGACGGCGGCGGACCGGGCGCGCCCGCCGCGCCGGCCGGTGCCCGGTGTCCCGGCCCGCGCCGTGCACGCGGCGCGGACCGCGAACGCCGCACCCGCCGCACCCACCGTGAAGGCCGCACAAATCCCGAGCGCCGCACGGACCGCACCCGCCGCACCCACCGTGAAGGCCGCACAAATCCCGAGCGCCGCATGGACCGCACCCGCCGCACCGACCGTGAAGGCCGCACGGAGCGCGAACCCCGCACGGAGCAGGGCGGCCCGGCAGGCCGGGCCGCCCGGGTCGATCAGCGTGGGCACGGCGTCACAGCGCGGTCCACAGGGCGGGTACGTTCGGCGGCTCCCACCCGCTGATCGCGGTGTGCGCCTGCCGGCACTGGTACGACCGCCCGGCGTAGGTGACCCGGTCGCCCGCCCGGTACGCGGTCCCGGCCGCCCACGTCGTGCTGCCCGTGGGCGGCGCGGTCGTCGGCGTGACCGTGGGCGACGGCGGCGGGGTCGTCGGGGCGGTCGGGGTCGGGGTGGGGTTCGACGTGCCGCCGGTGATGTTCAGGTCGACGCACGAGTAGAACGCGTTCGCCGTGTCGGCGACGTTCCACCGGGCGAGCACGGTCTGCCGTCCGCTGAAGCCCTTCATGTTGACCGTGTGCGACTTGGTCGCCCCGGGCTGCGCGCCGCCGTCGTTGAACGACGCGAGCAGCGTGTTGCCGATGAAGTACTCCCAGGTCGCGGTGGAGTGCCGGGCGGTGAGGACCCAGTTGAAGGTGACCGTCTGGCCGA is a genomic window of Actinoplanes teichomyceticus ATCC 31121 containing:
- a CDS encoding lytic polysaccharide monooxygenase, with product MRRRFTLPALTVAAVTGSLFVAVTPAFAHGYISSPPSRQASCASGAVSGCGDIVYEPQSVEAPKGSKQCNGGGSRFTVLNDNSKNWPAATVGQTVTFNWVLTARHSTATWEYFIGNTLLASFNDGGAQPGATKSHTVNMKGFSGRQTVLARWNVADTANAFYSCVDLNITGGTSNPTPTPTAPTTPPPSPTVTPTTAPPTGSTTWAAGTAYRAGDRVTYAGRSYQCRQAHTAISGWEPPNVPALWTAL